The following proteins come from a genomic window of Rhodoligotrophos sp. CJ14:
- a CDS encoding tetratricopeptide repeat-containing sulfotransferase family protein has product MATLLKATSLDIGRARALAEHGDVAGAQAAYKALLVASPRDPALLTEIGVFEASQGNAAAARRHLEKALKLRPNDPDIHFNLAELARQADAVSLAERHYRKVVAVDPSHADAHYGLGESLRLLGRKDEALPFLIRAHELSPKDPEILNCLGICLEENGHVEDAEQAFRRALAASPAYHDARINLAALMADRDDFETADQLFAEIPLSALPSSMLGRWANVLLSLHRRDDAATIADKALAKNPRELSALNVKATILQRNGDFDGAERLARETLKIDPNHADSYQRLATIRRLSPDAREPLKRILSNRNLSAEQRATAGFALFTVLDREGDYPAAFAALAEANAIRAEQRPYKADYHDQMASRVMATFSRDFLASRFGEGMNEPGPIFVLGMPRSGTTLVEQILAAYPQVHAGGERNDLNKLARSMSGYPEQAGILASDWALTAAQQVFAQMRQASPDKPWATNKAPGNYMFIGLIAWLFPKARIVYCKRDPLDTGLSCFEQNFSLDITFSTDLRAFAHAYRLHERLMEHWFNASPVPIHTVEYEALVRDPEPNARALVDYVGLEWDPSCLRTDEVDRPIDTASVWQVRQPINAGSVGKWRRYERELAPLIEALREGEE; this is encoded by the coding sequence ATGGCGACTCTTTTGAAGGCCACATCTCTGGATATCGGGCGGGCGCGAGCACTTGCTGAGCACGGCGATGTGGCTGGTGCCCAAGCCGCGTACAAAGCTTTGCTGGTCGCGTCACCGCGGGACCCTGCTCTGCTGACCGAGATCGGCGTGTTCGAGGCGTCCCAAGGCAATGCTGCCGCAGCCCGTCGCCATCTCGAAAAGGCGCTCAAGCTCCGGCCGAATGATCCGGACATTCATTTCAATTTGGCAGAGCTCGCCCGGCAAGCTGATGCGGTGAGCCTGGCTGAGCGCCATTATCGCAAGGTCGTCGCGGTCGATCCAAGCCATGCCGATGCCCATTACGGACTTGGCGAGTCGCTGCGCCTTCTCGGTCGCAAGGACGAGGCGCTCCCCTTCTTGATCAGGGCGCATGAGCTCTCCCCCAAGGATCCGGAGATCCTGAACTGCCTCGGCATTTGCCTCGAGGAGAACGGGCATGTTGAGGATGCCGAGCAGGCCTTTCGCCGCGCGCTCGCCGCTTCCCCCGCTTACCACGATGCCCGGATCAATCTCGCAGCCTTGATGGCCGATCGCGACGACTTCGAGACGGCCGATCAGCTTTTCGCCGAGATCCCCTTATCGGCCCTGCCCTCTTCCATGCTCGGCCGCTGGGCCAATGTGCTTCTCTCCCTGCATCGCCGGGACGATGCCGCAACCATCGCCGACAAGGCTTTGGCCAAGAACCCGCGTGAGCTGTCAGCGCTGAATGTGAAGGCCACCATTCTGCAGCGGAACGGTGATTTCGACGGTGCCGAGCGGCTTGCGCGCGAGACGCTGAAGATCGATCCCAACCACGCCGACAGCTATCAGCGGCTGGCCACCATCCGCAGGCTCTCACCCGATGCTCGCGAGCCGCTCAAGCGCATTCTCTCCAATCGGAACCTTTCTGCCGAACAGCGCGCCACCGCCGGCTTTGCTCTCTTCACGGTGCTCGACCGAGAGGGCGATTATCCCGCAGCCTTCGCCGCGCTCGCCGAGGCCAATGCCATTCGCGCGGAGCAACGGCCTTATAAGGCCGACTATCATGACCAGATGGCCTCGCGCGTCATGGCCACCTTCAGCCGGGATTTTCTTGCCTCCCGCTTTGGCGAGGGCATGAACGAGCCGGGCCCGATCTTCGTGCTGGGCATGCCCCGCTCGGGCACCACCCTCGTCGAGCAGATCCTTGCCGCCTATCCGCAAGTGCATGCCGGCGGCGAGCGCAATGACCTCAACAAGCTGGCGCGTTCGATGTCGGGCTATCCTGAGCAGGCCGGCATCCTGGCATCCGACTGGGCGCTCACGGCAGCCCAGCAAGTCTTCGCGCAAATGCGGCAGGCCTCGCCCGACAAGCCTTGGGCCACCAATAAGGCGCCGGGCAATTACATGTTCATCGGCCTCATCGCCTGGCTCTTTCCCAAGGCGCGCATCGTTTATTGCAAGCGCGATCCGCTCGATACGGGCCTCTCCTGTTTCGAACAGAATTTTTCGCTCGATATAACTTTTTCGACAGACCTTCGGGCGTTTGCTCATGCCTACCGTCTGCATGAGCGACTGATGGAGCATTGGTTCAACGCCTCCCCCGTTCCGATCCACACCGTGGAATACGAAGCCCTTGTCCGTGATCCCGAGCCCAATGCCCGGGCGCTTGTGGATTATGTCGGGCTTGAATGGGACCCATCCTGCCTGCGGACCGACGAAGTTGACCGTCCGATCGACACTGCCAGCGTCTGGCAGGTTCGCCAGCCGATCAACGCCGGTTCGGTCGGCAAGTGGCGGCGCTACGAGCGGGAACTTGCACCCTTGATTGAGGCCCTGAGGGAAGGGGAAGAATGA
- a CDS encoding S1 family peptidase, with translation MKRLGFTILGVLALAGCVSTTPASNPRVINIAATPSPASAQIAGSIQHLVDQTSNTYVTLVVHNASPRERKKDELPEPVASGSGFLVDDEGTVVTAGHVGMEKGWLVEARGPNGRIYQGTVEALSYSPDVAIVKLRDMEGNAAVKPTSSACLHKGQPIFSLGKPRAEGDIARTGELISSHFERPVTYSKFGYPDAMVLKLSTRRGESGGPVFNERGELIGMLVSTLSDKNTGTPLDLAHALPAPMIARVLCKMTSCSPEWRLLAAQDQAQCPSS, from the coding sequence ATGAAGCGGCTTGGATTCACGATACTCGGAGTCTTGGCGCTGGCCGGCTGCGTGTCGACGACGCCGGCCAGCAATCCACGCGTGATCAATATCGCAGCAACGCCGTCACCTGCATCGGCGCAGATCGCCGGGTCCATCCAGCACTTGGTGGACCAGACAAGCAACACCTACGTGACGCTCGTGGTCCATAATGCCTCGCCGCGCGAACGAAAGAAGGACGAATTGCCAGAGCCGGTTGCGTCCGGCTCGGGCTTCCTCGTCGATGACGAGGGAACCGTGGTCACCGCCGGTCATGTCGGCATGGAGAAGGGCTGGCTCGTCGAGGCCCGCGGCCCCAATGGCCGTATCTATCAAGGCACGGTCGAAGCGCTGTCTTACTCGCCCGATGTCGCCATCGTGAAGCTGCGCGACATGGAGGGCAACGCCGCGGTGAAGCCGACATCGAGCGCCTGCCTGCACAAGGGGCAGCCAATCTTCTCGCTGGGCAAGCCGCGGGCCGAAGGGGATATCGCGCGAACCGGCGAGCTGATCTCGTCCCATTTCGAGCGGCCTGTCACCTATTCCAAATTCGGCTATCCCGATGCGATGGTGTTGAAACTGTCGACCAGGCGCGGTGAGTCCGGCGGCCCGGTGTTCAACGAGCGCGGCGAGCTGATCGGCATGCTGGTCAGCACCCTGTCCGACAAGAACACCGGCACTCCATTGGATCTGGCCCATGCCCTGCCCGCCCCCATGATCGCCCGCGTGCTCTGCAAGATGACAAGCTGCAGCCCGGAATGGCGCCTGCTGGCGGCCCAGGACCAGGCCCAGTGCCCGAGCAGCTAG
- a CDS encoding quinone oxidoreductase family protein, with protein sequence MVKAIRIHQVGGPEVMALEEVTVPPPGDGQVQIRQTAIGLNFIDVYHRTGLYPARLPLTPGLEAAGEVIAVGEGVTTLKVGDRVAYGTGPLGAYSAVRNAPAKRVAKLPHLISDETGAAMMLKGLTVSYLLHDTYKVEPGQTILFHAAAGGVGLIACQWAKALGATVIGTVGSPEKAELARAHGCDHTIYYTRENVAERVREITNGEGVPVVYDSVGQATLEASLDSLRPRGLFVSFGNASGPIKSLDLMELSRRGSLYATRPGILHYMAKDEDLARHSAGLIDMVASGKVKIEINQRYALADAAQAHRDLEGRKTTGTTILIP encoded by the coding sequence ATGGTGAAAGCGATCAGGATCCATCAGGTCGGCGGACCTGAAGTGATGGCCCTCGAAGAGGTGACAGTGCCGCCGCCCGGCGATGGGCAAGTTCAGATCCGGCAGACAGCCATCGGGCTCAATTTCATCGACGTCTATCATCGAACCGGGCTTTATCCGGCGCGCCTGCCGCTGACACCCGGCCTTGAAGCGGCGGGCGAGGTGATCGCGGTCGGCGAGGGCGTGACCACGCTCAAGGTCGGCGATCGCGTGGCCTATGGCACGGGTCCGCTCGGGGCTTATAGCGCGGTGCGCAATGCACCCGCCAAGCGGGTGGCCAAGCTGCCACATTTGATCTCGGACGAGACCGGGGCCGCCATGATGCTCAAGGGGCTGACGGTCAGCTACCTCCTGCATGACACCTATAAAGTCGAGCCTGGCCAGACCATTCTGTTTCATGCAGCGGCGGGCGGCGTTGGCCTGATCGCGTGCCAATGGGCGAAGGCGTTGGGCGCCACGGTGATTGGAACTGTGGGATCGCCTGAAAAGGCAGAGCTTGCCCGCGCCCATGGCTGTGATCACACCATCTATTACACACGGGAGAACGTGGCGGAGCGGGTTCGCGAGATCACCAATGGTGAGGGCGTGCCCGTGGTCTATGACTCAGTGGGGCAGGCAACGCTCGAAGCCTCGCTCGACTCGCTGCGGCCGCGCGGATTGTTCGTGAGCTTCGGAAATGCATCCGGCCCGATCAAGAGCCTTGATCTGATGGAGCTGAGCAGGCGCGGCTCGCTTTATGCAACGCGCCCGGGGATCCTCCACTATATGGCCAAGGACGAGGATCTCGCACGCCATTCGGCGGGGCTGATCGATATGGTCGCGAGCGGCAAGGTGAAGATCGAGATCAATCAGCGCTATGCGCTGGCGGATGCGGCACAGGCGCATCGCGATCTCGAGGGGCGGAAGACCACCGGCACCACCATCCTCATTCCCTGA
- a CDS encoding FAD-dependent oxidoreductase: MTAGGQLDQRATRSGGAAEAFDVVVIGSGAAGLSAALRAAVGGLSVIILEKSDKLGGTSAMSGAGTWIPANHIARQAGIEDSPEEALTYIRSASPPGWQEKEDALWQAFVAAAPRMLEFIERETPLRFALTEEPDIFSERPGGKVRGRMLSPKPLSRRLLGPYAGKLRRSTLPHLFTYQEVYDDDLWHHPVRAVVRLWPELLRRLVTDSRAQGNALMTGMLKGCLDKGCRLSPETRVTALLQDRDGRVNGVEIDRQGIRQTIMARRGVVLATGGFEWNPDLFGQHFLGPLDRIASPRTNTGDGQLLAEKAGALLERMDQANVYPTLPTRYEGRLHGIPLTFQTEPHAIIVGRDGRRFVSEYDYNIGAALDRRDAATGEPLHLPAWLIGDRRFLRQSLPFLWYVRKDPKCLIKAQSLDELAAKTNLPADAVKETVARFNHFCAQGRDDDFHRGESPWEQYKAGTTQAAFGTIEHAPFYAISVNRSIIGTKGGARTNERGEVLRPDRSIIPGLYAAGLAMANPIGTHAIGAGTTIGPNLTWGFICAESLLTANRSETADERTAALSH, from the coding sequence ATGACTGCAGGGGGTCAGTTGGATCAGCGCGCAACCAGGTCTGGTGGTGCTGCGGAAGCCTTTGATGTGGTGGTGATCGGATCCGGAGCCGCCGGCCTCAGTGCGGCGCTGCGGGCGGCCGTGGGCGGCCTCTCGGTGATCATCCTCGAGAAGAGCGACAAGCTCGGTGGAACCTCCGCCATGTCGGGGGCGGGAACCTGGATCCCGGCCAATCACATTGCGCGGCAGGCGGGGATCGAGGACAGCCCCGAGGAGGCGCTCACCTATATCCGCAGTGCTTCGCCGCCGGGCTGGCAGGAAAAGGAGGATGCGCTCTGGCAAGCCTTTGTTGCGGCTGCGCCGCGCATGCTCGAATTCATCGAACGCGAGACGCCGCTCAGGTTCGCACTCACCGAAGAGCCCGACATTTTCAGTGAGCGGCCCGGCGGCAAGGTACGCGGCCGCATGCTGTCGCCCAAGCCGCTGAGCCGGCGGCTGCTCGGGCCTTATGCCGGCAAGCTGCGGCGCTCAACCCTGCCGCATCTCTTCACCTACCAGGAAGTCTATGACGACGACCTCTGGCATCATCCGGTGCGTGCGGTCGTCAGGCTGTGGCCAGAACTCCTGCGGCGGCTCGTCACCGACAGCCGGGCGCAAGGCAATGCGCTCATGACCGGCATGCTGAAGGGCTGTCTCGACAAGGGCTGCCGGCTCTCGCCCGAAACACGGGTTACGGCCCTGCTGCAGGATCGGGACGGGCGGGTCAATGGCGTTGAGATCGATCGGCAGGGCATACGCCAGACGATCATGGCGCGTCGGGGCGTGGTGCTCGCAACCGGTGGCTTCGAGTGGAATCCCGATCTTTTTGGCCAGCATTTCCTAGGTCCGCTCGACCGTATTGCCAGCCCGCGCACCAATACGGGAGATGGCCAGCTGCTTGCCGAGAAGGCTGGGGCGCTGCTCGAGCGCATGGACCAGGCGAACGTCTATCCAACCCTGCCCACCCGCTATGAAGGGCGGCTGCATGGCATTCCGCTCACTTTCCAGACCGAGCCGCATGCGATCATTGTCGGGCGCGATGGTCGCCGGTTCGTGAGCGAATATGACTACAATATCGGGGCAGCCCTCGACCGGCGCGATGCGGCGACGGGCGAACCGCTGCATCTGCCAGCCTGGCTGATCGGCGACCGGCGTTTTCTGCGGCAATCCCTGCCGTTCCTCTGGTATGTGCGCAAGGATCCGAAATGCCTGATCAAGGCGCAGAGCCTCGATGAGCTTGCCGCCAAGACGAACCTGCCGGCTGACGCTGTGAAGGAGACGGTGGCGCGCTTCAACCACTTCTGCGCTCAGGGGCGTGATGATGATTTTCACCGCGGCGAGAGCCCGTGGGAGCAATATAAGGCGGGGACAACACAAGCAGCCTTCGGCACGATCGAGCATGCGCCCTTCTACGCCATTTCGGTCAATCGCTCGATCATTGGCACCAAGGGCGGGGCCCGCACCAATGAACGGGGCGAGGTGCTGAGGCCGGACCGCAGCATCATCCCCGGGCTTTACGCAGCGGGACTTGCGATGGCCAATCCGATCGGCACCCATGCGATCGGGGCAGGAACCACGATCGGTCCCAATCTCACCTGGGGCTTCATCTGCGCGGAAAGCCTGCTCACCGCCAACCGGAGCGAAACTGCCGATGAACGAACAGCCGCCCTATCTCACTGA
- a CDS encoding LysR family transcriptional regulator: MRPRHLEVFHAVAAHGSVTEAAKRLHVSQPAVSKYLRELEQDLGYALRVRQGNSWRLTTEGRLLFEEIAKSLVGFDRLSQFAVDLKAMRVGRLAVACLPLLAIEPLSSLISDFLEVHPEIALSLLVLNSHGVIDQVIAGKADVGIGLHLPFHEEVESRLVARMRLVCMLDRDDPLAVKDTITAADLHGRRLITIGTGDAVQLEIDRLFRAEGVRASRRVETLTSHSVLRLAEHGLGIALLDDFVASQYRGTRLVKRAFQPEILYALAVITSRDRPLSRLARSFVDHLVGRLPRVLPEIAQVRP; the protein is encoded by the coding sequence ATGCGCCCCCGACATCTGGAAGTCTTCCACGCGGTGGCCGCTCACGGTTCGGTGACCGAGGCGGCAAAGCGGCTGCACGTCTCCCAGCCGGCCGTCTCCAAATATCTGCGCGAGCTCGAACAGGACCTCGGCTATGCGCTCCGGGTGCGCCAGGGCAATAGTTGGCGGCTCACCACGGAGGGGCGCCTCTTGTTCGAGGAGATCGCGAAATCGCTTGTCGGCTTCGATCGGCTGAGCCAGTTCGCGGTCGACCTCAAGGCCATGCGCGTCGGCCGGCTGGCGGTTGCCTGTCTGCCTCTTCTGGCAATCGAGCCGTTGAGCAGCCTCATCAGCGATTTTCTCGAGGTCCATCCGGAGATTGCCCTGTCTCTGCTGGTCCTGAACTCGCATGGGGTGATTGATCAGGTGATCGCGGGCAAGGCCGATGTGGGCATCGGTCTTCACCTTCCCTTTCATGAGGAGGTCGAGAGCCGGCTGGTCGCGCGCATGCGGCTCGTTTGCATGCTGGACCGGGATGATCCGCTGGCCGTGAAGGACACGATCACGGCCGCCGATCTCCATGGCCGCAGGCTCATCACCATCGGGACGGGTGATGCGGTGCAGCTTGAAATCGACCGGCTGTTCCGGGCCGAGGGCGTGCGCGCCTCCCGCCGCGTCGAAACCTTGACGTCCCACTCGGTCCTGCGACTTGCTGAGCACGGGCTCGGGATTGCCCTGCTCGATGATTTCGTGGCCTCGCAATATCGCGGCACGCGGCTGGTCAAGCGCGCCTTCCAGCCGGAAATCCTCTATGCGCTGGCGGTGATCACCAGCCGTGACCGGCCGCTCTCACGACTGGCGCGGAGCTTCGTCGACCATCTGGTGGGCAGGTTGCCAAGGGTCCTGCCCGAGATCGCGCAAGTCCGCCCCTGA
- a CDS encoding Xaa-Pro peptidase family protein, whose translation MTNANDRGAQSARLHQPFPMAHYQDCLHYVQSDLRARGLAAGVLVDPENIFWLTGYRSIGYWTFQALIVPREGLPILVTRIFNKPLAQETPTIGGVEVIGDGDDPAASLDAALRRHMGEAGDIGFETGARNFTGLMLRALEQRAATYRIIDWNGVCEERRRLKTPAQLERMRSAANAAVAGLDEAMRTIAPGRTENDVAAAMLWGAVGAGSDFFRVPLVVTGPATALCFTTWERRAIEPGHVVLLESAACIDRYHAMIARTCIVGKAGEEHRAVSGLLIDMLNRAIDALRPGATSGEVFAAANRALEGSRHYRQAGQRVGYSIGIGFPPNWAEGHFLDLKANDPTVLEPGMTFHIVPSMFTPDFGMWFSESVAVTDQGAEVLTSYPRQLFELDF comes from the coding sequence TTGACCAACGCAAACGATCGCGGGGCGCAGAGCGCCCGCCTGCATCAGCCATTTCCAATGGCTCACTACCAGGATTGCCTGCATTATGTGCAGAGCGATCTCCGGGCGCGCGGGCTTGCTGCCGGCGTCCTCGTCGATCCCGAGAACATCTTCTGGCTCACCGGCTATCGCTCGATCGGCTATTGGACCTTCCAGGCCCTGATCGTCCCCAGGGAGGGTCTGCCCATCCTGGTCACCCGCATCTTCAACAAGCCGCTGGCGCAGGAGACCCCAACCATTGGCGGGGTTGAGGTGATCGGCGATGGCGATGATCCAGCCGCAAGCCTCGATGCCGCCCTACGCCGCCACATGGGTGAGGCGGGCGATATCGGTTTTGAAACCGGTGCGCGCAACTTCACCGGCCTCATGCTGCGTGCCCTCGAACAGCGGGCGGCGACCTATCGCATCATCGATTGGAACGGTGTGTGTGAGGAACGGCGGCGCCTGAAGACGCCGGCCCAGCTAGAGCGGATGCGCAGCGCAGCGAATGCCGCGGTTGCGGGGCTCGATGAAGCCATGCGCACGATCGCTCCGGGACGCACGGAGAACGACGTGGCCGCCGCCATGCTTTGGGGTGCGGTTGGAGCCGGCAGCGACTTCTTCCGCGTGCCCCTGGTGGTGACCGGACCTGCAACAGCCTTATGCTTCACCACCTGGGAGCGACGGGCGATCGAGCCCGGCCATGTGGTGCTGCTGGAATCGGCCGCCTGCATCGACCGCTATCACGCCATGATCGCCCGCACCTGCATCGTCGGCAAGGCAGGCGAGGAACATCGCGCCGTATCCGGCCTGCTGATCGACATGCTGAATCGCGCCATCGATGCGCTGAGGCCCGGCGCAACCTCCGGCGAGGTCTTCGCCGCGGCCAATCGTGCGCTTGAAGGCTCGCGCCATTATCGCCAGGCCGGCCAGCGCGTAGGCTATTCCATCGGCATTGGTTTCCCGCCAAATTGGGCCGAAGGTCATTTCCTCGATCTCAAGGCGAACGATCCGACGGTGCTGGAGCCGGGCATGACCTTCCACATCGTGCCCTCCATGTTCACGCCGGATTTCGGCATGTGGTTTTCGGAGAGCGTGGCGGTGACCGATCAAGGCGCCGAAGTGCTGACATCCTATCCGCGCCAGCTCTTCGAGCTCGATTTCTAA
- a CDS encoding ABC transporter substrate-binding protein, protein MRTYLKTLLALGALAAFGAANAQAQDKLPLKLDWSLYGAHTPFYLGIQKGYYKDEGIDLTIAEGNSAGNVVKLVASGEDPIAFIDLGTMAIGADKGMPVKAIYGVHQKNPMVIISRKDAPVDNPKALEGKVLAMAPSESTAQMLPALLAANDVDIKKVSVLNPAVGAKNALLLQGRTDAVTGVTYFALPIFAKQKLDVTYFTYADNGVPALEDGIVANTDWLAKNEDLARRFLKATTRAWADAKANPEEAVDEALKIRTDRARDRDQLVAQLKLSLDLLTTENSKDLAPGAMAEADWTAMIEGMKKASLISGNRPATDYFTNALIEK, encoded by the coding sequence ATGCGGACATACCTGAAAACACTGCTTGCCCTCGGGGCCTTGGCGGCCTTCGGCGCAGCAAATGCGCAAGCGCAGGACAAGCTTCCCCTGAAGCTCGACTGGAGCCTTTATGGGGCGCACACGCCTTTCTATCTCGGCATTCAGAAGGGCTACTATAAGGACGAGGGCATCGATCTCACCATCGCCGAGGGCAACAGCGCCGGCAATGTGGTGAAGCTGGTTGCCTCGGGCGAGGACCCGATCGCCTTCATCGATCTGGGTACCATGGCGATCGGTGCCGACAAGGGCATGCCGGTCAAGGCCATCTATGGCGTTCACCAGAAGAACCCCATGGTGATCATCAGCCGCAAGGACGCGCCGGTAGACAATCCGAAGGCGCTGGAGGGCAAGGTGCTCGCCATGGCGCCATCCGAATCCACCGCCCAGATGCTGCCCGCGCTGCTTGCCGCAAACGATGTGGACATCAAGAAGGTCAGCGTCTTGAACCCCGCCGTGGGTGCCAAGAACGCGCTCTTGCTGCAGGGCCGCACCGATGCGGTAACCGGCGTTACCTATTTCGCCCTGCCGATCTTCGCCAAGCAGAAGCTGGATGTCACATATTTCACCTATGCCGATAATGGCGTCCCGGCGCTCGAGGACGGGATCGTGGCCAATACCGATTGGCTCGCCAAGAACGAGGATCTCGCCCGCCGTTTCCTGAAGGCCACCACCCGCGCCTGGGCCGATGCTAAAGCCAATCCTGAAGAAGCGGTGGATGAAGCCCTCAAGATCCGCACCGACCGGGCCCGCGACCGCGACCAGCTGGTTGCCCAGCTCAAGCTCTCGCTGGATCTCTTGACCACCGAGAACAGCAAGGACCTGGCCCCTGGCGCCATGGCCGAAGCGGACTGGACGGCGATGATCGAGGGTATGAAGAAGGCAAGCCTCATCAGCGGCAATCGTCCTGCGACGGATTATTTCACCAATGCGCTGATCGAGAAGTAA
- a CDS encoding ABC transporter permease gives MSWRGAIYPVATLAAFILLWQAAVALLALPEYLVPSPLAVLQRMREDHATLLFHSGITLAETIGGFLLALVLGVVIGALLVSSRSLERIVLPVLLVIQTFPKIALAPLIIIWFGLGFGPKLLMSFLVAVFPVLISTMVGMRSVEKDLVDLARSMQASPLAIFLRFRLPSALPQIFGAMKVAVAFAIVGAVVGEWVGADKGLGYLLIWANANLDTPMLFSILVCLAVIGLGLYYLVEIAERLALPWHVSIRGQAPGFTT, from the coding sequence ATGTCCTGGCGTGGCGCCATCTATCCTGTGGCCACCCTCGCGGCCTTCATCCTGCTGTGGCAGGCGGCGGTCGCTCTCTTGGCCTTGCCGGAATACCTGGTGCCCTCGCCACTCGCGGTGCTCCAGCGCATGCGGGAGGACCATGCAACCCTGCTCTTTCATTCCGGCATTACTCTTGCCGAAACAATCGGCGGTTTTCTGCTTGCCCTGGTGCTTGGGGTGGTGATCGGCGCGCTGCTCGTCTCAAGCCGCAGCCTCGAGCGGATCGTGCTGCCGGTGCTGCTGGTCATTCAGACCTTCCCGAAGATCGCACTCGCTCCGCTCATCATCATCTGGTTCGGCTTAGGCTTTGGTCCCAAGCTTTTGATGAGCTTCCTGGTCGCGGTCTTCCCCGTGCTGATCAGCACCATGGTCGGCATGCGCTCGGTCGAGAAGGACCTGGTCGATCTCGCCCGCTCCATGCAGGCAAGTCCGCTAGCCATTTTCCTGCGCTTTCGCCTGCCCTCCGCCCTGCCCCAGATCTTCGGCGCCATGAAGGTGGCGGTCGCCTTCGCCATTGTCGGCGCGGTGGTTGGCGAATGGGTCGGGGCCGACAAGGGCCTGGGCTATCTCCTCATCTGGGCCAATGCCAATCTCGATACACCCATGCTGTTTTCGATCCTCGTCTGCCTCGCCGTGATCGGGCTCGGCCTCTATTACCTCGTTGAGATCGCGGAAAGGCTTGCCCTGCCCTGGCATGTCAGCATCCGCGGACAAGCGCCCGGTTTCACCACATGA
- a CDS encoding ABC transporter ATP-binding protein, whose protein sequence is MSDTIIDIANLFMRFDEVEALRDVSLTIDRNQFVSIVGPSGCGKSTLMRIVAGLIKPSSGEVRIDGDIVQRPHPGVGIVFQSATLLPWKSVRGNIAMQLELRGLKPADHAAAIDGLIRLTGLQGFENHLPHQLSGGMQQRVSICRALVHDPELLLLDEPFGALDAMTRETMNRELQRIWLNSRKTVLMITHGIAEAVFLSDIVVVMSARPGRIERIFTIDLPRPRTPEIDDNPLFREYVREIRKLFGEAIAFD, encoded by the coding sequence ATGAGCGACACGATCATCGACATTGCCAATCTGTTCATGCGGTTCGACGAGGTCGAGGCGCTAAGGGATGTCTCGCTCACCATCGACCGCAACCAATTCGTCTCGATCGTCGGCCCCTCCGGCTGTGGCAAGAGCACGCTCATGCGCATCGTGGCGGGGCTCATCAAGCCGTCCAGTGGCGAGGTGCGCATCGATGGTGACATCGTGCAGCGCCCCCATCCGGGCGTCGGCATCGTCTTTCAGAGCGCGACCCTGCTGCCCTGGAAATCGGTGCGCGGCAATATCGCCATGCAGCTCGAATTGCGTGGGTTGAAGCCGGCCGATCACGCCGCCGCCATTGACGGACTGATCCGCTTGACCGGCCTGCAAGGCTTCGAGAACCACCTGCCCCACCAGCTCTCCGGCGGCATGCAGCAGCGCGTCTCGATCTGCCGCGCCCTGGTGCACGATCCCGAACTGCTCCTGCTCGATGAGCCCTTCGGCGCGCTTGATGCCATGACGCGCGAGACCATGAACAGGGAATTGCAGCGCATCTGGCTGAACAGCCGCAAGACCGTGCTCATGATCACCCATGGCATTGCCGAGGCGGTGTTCCTGTCCGATATCGTCGTGGTGATGTCCGCGAGGCCAGGCCGCATCGAGCGGATTTTCACGATCGACCTGCCTCGACCGCGCACGCCCGAGATCGACGACAACCCGCTGTTCCGCGAATATGTGCGCGAGATCCGCAAGCTCTTCGGCGAAGCCATCGCCTTCGATTGA
- a CDS encoding DnaJ domain-containing protein gives MQAFILVAIALVLAYWLLRKSIKADPKRLAKLTRLGGGAAIALVGLIMTLRGGMAVGAPLIAFGLGLLGRHMNIPGAPGGFSRAGRPSGGQRSSVRTALLAMELDHDTGMMDGSVLAGRYSGRRLSALTLAELLDLRGEAYSVADQSRLLLDAYLDRMHAGWRDAAGAGAKQSNGAGPRAEFAMSRAEACRILEVSDHASEREIRAAHRRLMKKFHPDAGGSDAFAAMINQAKDVLLKR, from the coding sequence ATGCAGGCATTCATTCTCGTCGCCATAGCCCTCGTGCTGGCCTATTGGCTCTTGCGCAAGTCGATCAAGGCCGATCCGAAGCGGCTGGCCAAATTGACCAGGCTTGGCGGTGGGGCTGCCATCGCGCTGGTCGGCCTCATCATGACGCTGCGTGGCGGCATGGCGGTGGGAGCACCGCTCATCGCCTTTGGACTGGGTCTGCTCGGGCGGCACATGAACATTCCCGGTGCGCCCGGCGGCTTCTCCCGTGCCGGCCGGCCATCGGGCGGCCAGCGCTCCAGCGTGCGCACGGCGCTGCTCGCCATGGAGCTTGATCACGACACCGGCATGATGGACGGATCTGTGCTCGCGGGCCGCTATAGCGGGCGCCGGCTTTCGGCGTTGACGCTCGCCGAATTGCTCGATTTGCGCGGGGAAGCCTATTCAGTGGCCGATCAGAGCCGGCTCCTGCTCGATGCCTATCTCGACCGCATGCATGCGGGCTGGCGGGATGCGGCGGGTGCCGGCGCAAAGCAGAGTAATGGGGCGGGCCCGCGGGCCGAGTTCGCGATGTCGCGGGCGGAAGCCTGCCGCATCCTGGAGGTCTCGGATCATGCGAGCGAGCGCGAGATCCGCGCGGCCCATCGGCGGCTCATGAAGAAGTTCCACCCGGATGCGGGCGGGTCGGATGCCTTTGCCGCCATGATCAATCAGGCGAAGGACGTGCTGCTCAAGCGCTGA